In Tenuifilum sp. 4138str, a single window of DNA contains:
- a CDS encoding DUF6485 family protein, translating into MDCKKENNSKFCNCSYPCGKHGVCCDCLAYHRKNGELPACYFPADIERGYDRSIENFIRVVKERGTGYLR; encoded by the coding sequence ATGGATTGTAAAAAAGAGAATAACTCCAAGTTTTGCAACTGCTCCTACCCATGCGGTAAGCATGGTGTGTGTTGCGATTGTTTAGCCTATCACCGTAAGAATGGCGAACTGCCTGCCTGCTATTTTCCAGCCGATATTGAGCGTGGATACGATAGGTCCATTGAAAATTTTATCAGAGTGGTTAAGGAAAGGGGAACAGGTTACTTAAGGTAG
- the rocD gene encoding ornithine--oxo-acid transaminase produces the protein MTPKDYMERESKYGAHNYHPLPVVLERGQGVYLWDVEGKRYYDFLSAYSAVNQGHCHPKIINAMCEQAQKLTLTSRAFYNNVLGEFEEYVTKYFGYDKVLPMNTGAEADETALKLCRRWAYNVKGIKDGEAKIIVCENNFHGRTITVISMSTDPDSYGGFGPYTPGFIKIPYNDIPALEKALQDPNVAGFLVEPIQGEAGVFVPDEGYLKKAYDLCKKHNVLFIADEVQTGIARTGKMLACDHEGVRPDILILGKAISGGAMPVSCVLADDEIMLTIKPGEHGSTFGGNPLAGKVAIAALEVVKEEKLAENAERLGKIFRDEMKNIKSEMIELVRGKGLLNAVVIRNKPGKTAWDVCLAMAEKGVLAKPTHGNIIRFAPPLVITEEQLREAIGLIKEAFKQFE, from the coding sequence ATGACACCAAAGGATTACATGGAGCGCGAAAGCAAGTATGGCGCTCATAACTATCACCCACTGCCTGTTGTGCTGGAAAGGGGTCAAGGCGTTTACTTATGGGATGTTGAAGGGAAGCGTTACTACGACTTTCTATCGGCATACTCAGCAGTTAACCAGGGGCACTGCCACCCAAAAATCATTAACGCCATGTGTGAGCAAGCACAAAAGTTAACCCTAACATCACGCGCGTTTTATAACAACGTACTTGGCGAATTTGAGGAGTATGTAACCAAATACTTTGGTTACGACAAGGTTTTACCCATGAACACCGGAGCCGAAGCCGATGAAACTGCACTAAAGCTTTGCCGCCGCTGGGCATATAACGTTAAGGGAATTAAGGATGGCGAGGCCAAGATTATTGTTTGCGAGAACAATTTCCATGGCCGTACAATCACCGTAATTTCCATGTCAACCGACCCAGATTCCTATGGCGGGTTCGGTCCATACACTCCTGGTTTTATCAAGATTCCTTACAACGATATTCCAGCCCTTGAAAAAGCATTGCAGGACCCTAATGTTGCTGGTTTCCTTGTTGAACCAATCCAGGGCGAAGCAGGTGTATTTGTTCCCGATGAAGGTTACCTGAAAAAAGCTTATGACCTCTGCAAGAAGCACAACGTGCTTTTCATTGCCGACGAGGTTCAAACCGGTATTGCCCGCACAGGTAAAATGCTAGCTTGCGATCACGAAGGAGTTCGTCCCGATATCCTAATTCTGGGTAAAGCTATTTCAGGCGGCGCAATGCCTGTTTCGTGCGTGCTTGCCGACGATGAGATTATGCTTACCATTAAGCCAGGCGAGCATGGCTCAACCTTTGGCGGGAACCCACTTGCCGGAAAGGTTGCCATTGCAGCCCTTGAGGTAGTTAAGGAAGAGAAACTTGCTGAAAACGCTGAACGCCTTGGCAAAATCTTCCGCGATGAGATGAAGAACATCAAGAGCGAAATGATTGAGCTTGTTCGTGGTAAGGGATTGCTTAACGCAGTGGTTATCCGTAATAAGCCCGGTAAAACAGCTTGGGACGTTTGCTTGGCCATGGCCGAAAAAGGTGTTCTGGCAAAGCCAACTCACGGAAATATTATCCGTTTCGCCCCACCCCTTGTTATTACTGAGGAGCAACTACGTGAGGCTATTGGCCTTATCAAGGAAGCTTTTAAACAATTTGAATAG
- a CDS encoding nitroreductase family protein: MNEILQSIQQRRSAMAFSPEPIPNEHLIQLFRAAILAPSAYNEQPWLFFVANRGNTSAFESVLNTLAPANQEWAKSAGALVVTAARKNYTRTGESNYYALHDLGMATAMFLVQAQSMGYVTHMMGGFDHISIRSAIKLDDGYQIGAVIALGKPGSIENLNPQNKQRELSPRIRLELEKILRIL, translated from the coding sequence ATGAACGAAATATTACAATCAATTCAACAGCGCCGAAGCGCTATGGCCTTTAGCCCTGAGCCAATTCCAAATGAGCATTTAATTCAGCTTTTTAGGGCTGCCATACTAGCTCCATCGGCATATAACGAACAGCCCTGGTTGTTTTTTGTTGCAAACAGGGGAAATACCTCAGCCTTTGAAAGTGTGCTTAATACCTTAGCCCCTGCCAACCAGGAGTGGGCTAAGAGTGCAGGTGCATTAGTGGTTACAGCAGCCCGTAAAAACTACACCAGAACAGGTGAGTCCAACTACTATGCCCTGCACGATTTGGGAATGGCTACAGCCATGTTTTTAGTTCAGGCTCAATCCATGGGTTATGTTACACATATGATGGGCGGCTTTGACCATATAAGCATTAGGAGTGCTATTAAACTTGATGATGGCTACCAAATTGGAGCGGTAATTGCTTTAGGAAAACCCGGAAGCATCGAAAATCTTAACCCTCAGAATAAACAAAGAGAACTGTCGCCACGGATTAGGCTGGAGCTTGAAAAGATCTTAAGAATTCTTTAA
- a CDS encoding methyl-accepting chemotaxis protein — MKLRSKSILVKLSLLVGGSIFLIISAQVMFSAMNARRVAIDDAKAEAVAVSKNYADLIKHKMNKAMLSARAIADALSYVTISGTGNAISREQAQRMAGQVLLSDPDYLGFTLCFEPNAFDGKDNQFINKPGHDETGRFISYLTKSENGSYVIEPLIDYTDPSKAPWYFRPKELKTDFVTEPVYYPVQGKMVYMVSFMAPIIGNDRFIGVTGIDYTIDFIQEMVSKSYLLERGANISILSNEGVIVASTINADQIGKSLKELDPTDYARQIKLLKDGQEVKEEENDWLNVKVPIYVGNSQLPWQVRLSIPMSYITANARAMMWYQISIGLVMLAIGITLLVLALRRILSPLNKLVVVTNRVANGDLSIQMNDNIPADEIGQVYLAMKNMVNNLKEMISGIRDAAESFTQAASQMSQGSQQLSERTNEQASSVEEISSSMEQMVSSIQQNTNNAKETEKISKSAAEGGKKGKESVTSAIKSMMLINEKINIITDIAFQTNILALNAAVEAARAGEHGKGFAVVAAEVRKLAERSRTAADEIGQFSNSSVSTAESAGKQFESIVPQIEKTAELVQEIAAASVEQNAGANQVNDSIQQLNQLTQHNASLAEEIASSAEELNSQAQQLIHMVESFML; from the coding sequence ATGAAACTAAGATCAAAGTCGATTCTGGTAAAACTTTCATTACTGGTTGGCGGAAGCATCTTTTTAATAATCTCAGCCCAGGTAATGTTTAGTGCAATGAATGCCAGAAGGGTTGCAATTGACGATGCCAAGGCCGAAGCTGTTGCAGTTTCAAAAAATTACGCCGATCTTATAAAGCATAAAATGAATAAGGCCATGCTCTCAGCAAGAGCTATAGCCGATGCCTTAAGCTATGTTACAATTTCAGGAACAGGCAATGCGATTAGCCGGGAGCAAGCACAACGAATGGCCGGCCAGGTTCTACTCAGCGACCCCGATTACCTCGGGTTCACTCTTTGCTTTGAACCTAACGCCTTCGATGGAAAAGACAACCAATTTATCAACAAACCCGGGCATGATGAAACTGGACGATTTATATCCTATTTAACAAAATCAGAAAATGGTTCATATGTAATTGAGCCATTAATAGATTATACCGACCCCAGTAAGGCACCCTGGTATTTTAGACCCAAAGAGCTAAAAACTGACTTTGTAACAGAACCTGTTTACTATCCGGTTCAGGGGAAGATGGTTTACATGGTGTCGTTTATGGCTCCAATCATTGGCAACGACAGGTTTATTGGGGTAACAGGTATTGACTATACTATTGACTTCATTCAGGAAATGGTGTCAAAATCTTACTTGCTTGAGCGAGGAGCAAATATTTCAATTCTCAGTAATGAGGGAGTTATTGTGGCTTCAACCATTAATGCAGACCAGATTGGAAAATCGCTCAAGGAATTAGACCCTACCGATTATGCCCGTCAAATAAAGCTACTTAAGGATGGTCAGGAAGTTAAAGAAGAAGAAAATGATTGGCTTAATGTTAAAGTCCCAATTTATGTAGGCAACAGCCAATTACCCTGGCAGGTTAGGCTTTCGATTCCAATGAGCTATATAACAGCCAATGCTCGGGCGATGATGTGGTATCAAATAAGCATTGGATTAGTAATGCTGGCAATTGGAATAACTCTTTTAGTACTGGCACTGCGCCGAATACTTAGCCCATTAAATAAGCTGGTAGTGGTTACCAATAGAGTTGCCAATGGCGACTTATCAATACAAATGAACGACAATATCCCTGCCGATGAGATTGGCCAGGTTTACCTTGCTATGAAAAACATGGTTAATAACCTTAAAGAGATGATTTCTGGTATTAGAGATGCTGCGGAAAGCTTCACCCAAGCAGCCTCACAAATGAGCCAAGGTAGCCAACAGCTATCGGAACGAACCAATGAACAAGCATCGTCAGTAGAAGAAATCAGCAGTTCAATGGAACAAATGGTTTCAAGCATTCAGCAAAACACCAACAATGCAAAGGAAACCGAAAAAATTTCAAAATCGGCAGCTGAAGGTGGAAAAAAAGGGAAAGAGTCAGTAACATCAGCAATAAAGTCCATGATGCTGATCAATGAAAAAATAAATATTATAACCGACATTGCATTTCAAACAAATATACTTGCACTGAATGCAGCCGTAGAGGCTGCCCGTGCCGGAGAGCATGGTAAAGGTTTTGCGGTTGTTGCCGCTGAGGTTCGTAAGTTGGCTGAACGTAGTAGGACGGCTGCCGATGAAATTGGACAGTTTTCAAACTCAAGTGTTAGTACTGCGGAATCGGCTGGTAAACAATTTGAATCAATTGTACCTCAAATTGAGAAAACTGCTGAATTAGTTCAAGAAATTGCTGCTGCAAGCGTGGAACAAAACGCAGGGGCTAACCAAGTAAACGACTCTATCCAACAGCTAAATCAACTCACTCAGCATAACGCATCGCTGGCTGAGGAAATTGCATCAAGTGCTGAAGAGCTAAATAGCCAAGCGCAACAACTTATACATATGGTCGAAAGCTTTATGCTTTAA
- a CDS encoding PD-(D/E)XK nuclease family protein, with translation MKPFLETVAEHLYSTHGNDISKLTLVFPNRRASLFFSRYLSKQIAKPIWLPETTTISDLMFSYSGVKPADPLMLNYKLYKVYCQATHSLEPYDEFYFWGNVMLSDFDQIDKYLVDPKKLFTNINDLKEIEQQFNEFDKETIELIEKFLNLVSSEGESLIRSRYSKIWANLYGIYNAFTNSLISEGIAYEGLAYRLAVKELEGGTSAIPNQKFVFIGFNALSKSEQRLLLLLKSGERALFYWDYDNYYINSPTGVDHEAGLFMRQNLKLFPNALSNTTFDFIGNKGSSKKVTLISSPSEVTQTKIVPDILDELNINNTNELTTAVVLPDEKLLLPLLTALPEKYSNANITMEYPLRETSAYSFIDALLTLQKSSDKQTKFYYRDVLLILSHPYIQLACPDEANRIRDIIIDRQLLNIPPDTFSGSDILEQIFKPVTKGSELANYLATCINSIVSRLTHEMDANDDKLKLEVEYLLTINRALKRLSLVISEINEEYSNKTFRSYLTKALAEQRVSFIGEPLSGIQIMGFLETRNLDFKNLVILSVNDNLLPGSHFSPSFIVPTLRQAYGLPDYKHQNAVYAYYFYRLMQRAENIYLVYTNITEGLKSGELSRFVKQLQMESNLNIKEVTVNFDLGVNSERPIEVTKNEAIAKRLSKYFETTEGSRYLSPSALSEFKNCSLSFFFNRVLGISAPDELDEELDAMGIGSVFHKAMEQIYSGFVGKEVTKDQIQNRLNQLGLVEETVFRAFKEISKFNGNIDELNGRNRLLLERVNWMVRNALSSDPNRTPYKLLAIEEEVETVIPIELNGKALNVRLGGKIDRLELKNGKLTIVDFKTGKHEPAKTKISNISDFDGKIDKDGLFQQLVYKFIYTQENSLGNGDVDILLWYVRSTDGIPSTEVPDTDEFWEEFISYLKSLIYRIVDDSPFSQTSNIKLCENCSFNSICNRH, from the coding sequence ATGAAACCATTTCTTGAGACTGTTGCAGAGCATTTATACTCAACACACGGAAATGATATTTCAAAATTAACCCTGGTTTTTCCAAACCGAAGGGCATCGCTTTTCTTCAGCAGATACCTTAGCAAGCAAATTGCTAAACCTATTTGGTTGCCTGAAACAACAACCATTAGCGACCTGATGTTCAGCTATTCTGGTGTAAAACCAGCCGACCCGCTAATGCTCAACTATAAGCTTTACAAAGTTTATTGCCAGGCCACCCACAGCCTTGAACCTTACGATGAGTTTTACTTCTGGGGAAATGTAATGCTTTCCGATTTCGACCAGATTGACAAATACCTGGTTGACCCTAAAAAGCTATTCACCAATATCAACGACCTTAAGGAAATTGAGCAGCAATTCAACGAGTTTGATAAGGAAACTATTGAACTAATTGAAAAATTCCTAAACCTTGTTTCATCCGAGGGCGAATCGCTAATTCGTTCACGCTACTCAAAAATTTGGGCAAACCTTTACGGAATTTACAATGCCTTTACCAACAGCTTAATATCGGAAGGAATAGCCTACGAGGGATTAGCTTACCGGCTAGCCGTAAAGGAATTGGAGGGCGGCACATCAGCCATACCAAATCAAAAATTTGTTTTTATTGGGTTTAACGCACTAAGCAAGTCGGAACAACGATTGCTTTTGCTTCTAAAAAGTGGAGAAAGAGCGCTTTTCTATTGGGACTACGACAATTACTACATAAACTCCCCAACAGGTGTCGATCACGAGGCAGGACTATTCATGCGCCAGAATCTTAAACTGTTTCCGAATGCTCTTAGCAACACAACCTTTGATTTCATTGGGAATAAAGGCTCTAGCAAAAAGGTAACACTTATTTCATCGCCATCGGAAGTAACACAAACCAAAATTGTTCCCGATATTCTTGATGAGCTAAACATTAACAACACTAATGAGCTAACCACGGCAGTGGTTTTACCCGACGAGAAACTTTTGCTTCCGCTGCTCACGGCATTACCCGAGAAGTACAGTAATGCCAATATTACCATGGAGTATCCGCTGCGCGAAACTTCGGCCTACTCTTTTATTGATGCCCTGCTAACTCTCCAAAAATCGAGCGATAAACAAACCAAGTTCTACTACCGCGATGTTCTGCTAATACTATCGCATCCCTACATTCAACTTGCGTGCCCCGACGAGGCCAATAGGATAAGGGATATAATCATCGATAGGCAATTACTAAACATCCCCCCCGACACCTTTAGTGGAAGCGACATCCTGGAGCAAATTTTCAAGCCTGTAACCAAGGGTTCAGAGCTGGCAAACTACCTTGCCACGTGCATTAACTCAATTGTTAGCCGATTAACCCATGAAATGGATGCTAACGACGATAAGCTTAAGCTTGAAGTTGAATACCTGCTTACCATTAATCGAGCCTTAAAACGGTTAAGCCTAGTGATATCGGAGATAAATGAAGAATACTCCAACAAAACGTTCCGCTCATACCTAACCAAAGCTTTAGCTGAGCAAAGAGTATCGTTTATAGGCGAGCCTCTTTCGGGTATACAGATAATGGGTTTCCTGGAAACCCGTAACCTCGACTTTAAAAACCTTGTAATTCTCTCGGTAAACGACAATCTTTTACCGGGAAGCCACTTTAGCCCATCGTTCATAGTGCCTACCCTACGGCAAGCATACGGATTGCCCGACTACAAGCACCAAAATGCGGTATACGCCTACTACTTTTACCGCTTAATGCAACGCGCCGAAAATATCTACCTTGTATACACAAACATAACCGAGGGATTAAAATCGGGTGAACTAAGTCGCTTTGTTAAGCAGCTTCAAATGGAGTCAAACCTAAACATAAAAGAAGTAACCGTTAACTTTGATCTTGGCGTAAATAGCGAAAGACCTATTGAGGTGACTAAAAATGAGGCCATTGCTAAAAGATTAAGCAAGTATTTTGAAACAACTGAGGGCAGTAGGTACCTCTCCCCATCGGCTCTATCGGAGTTTAAGAACTGCTCCTTAAGTTTCTTTTTTAACAGAGTGTTGGGCATATCAGCCCCCGATGAGCTCGATGAAGAGCTCGATGCCATGGGCATTGGCAGCGTATTCCATAAAGCAATGGAACAAATCTATAGCGGTTTTGTTGGTAAAGAAGTGACAAAAGACCAGATCCAGAACAGACTTAACCAGCTTGGATTAGTTGAAGAAACTGTTTTTAGGGCTTTTAAAGAAATTAGTAAGTTTAACGGAAATATCGATGAGCTGAACGGGCGGAATAGGTTGCTGCTGGAAAGGGTGAACTGGATGGTAAGGAATGCCCTAAGTTCCGACCCTAACAGGACACCATACAAGCTGTTGGCAATAGAGGAAGAAGTTGAAACGGTAATACCAATTGAACTTAACGGCAAAGCCTTAAACGTCCGACTTGGCGGAAAAATCGACCGTTTGGAACTCAAAAATGGGAAACTGACCATTGTAGATTTTAAAACCGGTAAGCACGAACCAGCCAAAACTAAAATTAGCAACATCAGCGATTTTGATGGGAAAATCGATAAGGATGGACTGTTCCAGCAACTTGTTTACAAGTTCATTTATACCCAAGAAAATAGTTTAGGCAATGGTGATGTTGACATTCTGCTTTGGTATGTTCGCAGCACCGACGGAATACCAAGCACCGAAGTTCCGGATACCGATGAGTTTTGGGAAGAATTTATTAGCTACCTAAAATCATTGATATACAGAATAGTTGATGATAGCCCATTTTCACAGACATCAAACATCAAGCTATGCGAAAACTGTAGTTTCAATTCCATATGTAATAGGCATTAA